The Bradysia coprophila strain Holo2 unplaced genomic scaffold, BU_Bcop_v1 contig_732, whole genome shotgun sequence genome has a window encoding:
- the LOC119084359 gene encoding uncharacterized protein LOC119084359, with protein MESKMFTFGLVMLFCIIQSSSALKCYTCDSVSNPRCADIKDKGFQAQECLAENVLSQGAGFFGQFGLGGNNANKEPLKPTCLKIVTRNGTVGSVVARRCAVRTQDQDLCKLQAQNAGNNNQLEFCGVCDTDGCNSGNSMQLFSTLIVFGAMVCTARLFV; from the exons ATGgaatcgaaaatgtttacattCGGACTCGTCATGCTTTTCTGCATCATTCAGTCAA GCTCTGCGTTGAAGTGTTACACCTGTGATTCGGTCTCCAATCCGAGATGCGCTGACATAAAAGACAAGGGATTTCAGGCACAGGAATGTTTAGCTGAAAATGTTCTGTCGCAGGGTGCCGGCTTCTTCGGTCAATTCGGTTTGGGTGGAAATAATGCCAACAAGGAACCTCTGAAACCCACTTGTTTGAAGATCGTTACTCGTAACG GTACCGTCGGTAGTGTTGTTGCTCGCCGTTGTGCAGTAAGAACACAGGACCAAGATCTATGCAAACTTCAAGCCCAAAACGCTGGTAACAATAACCAGTTGGAGTTCTGTGGCGTCTGCGATACAGACGGATGCAACAGCGGCAATTCAATGCAATTGTTTTCGACGTTGATTGTTTTCGGAGCAATGGTTTGCACCGCAAGATTGTTCGTTTAA
- the LOC119084353 gene encoding peptidyl-glycine alpha-amidating monooxygenase B-like produces MTKFKLPAIPIVVLIILSANSSVGHRYFEFDSSWPDESVPDLQLHGTAIAPDYENNLVVLNRGSRHAIPDRNLTIDEDIVTVLDHETGKVLRTWGRNLFHHPHGIETASNGDIFITDSHLHQVFKFAYIPETKLWNNESIMTLGERLVNGSGRYHFYIPADVAIEPDTENFYVADGYGNTRVVKFDRCGNYILEFSAGSSDGSAPIPFNIVHMLTVAVRHTPTANRALRRSAANQDIVVAVADRDNFRIQYFSGNGSFLYEQTSAQLGTPNTFLMSVAHVDVNPREAPYNADVDAEFGIVYAVDLGTFAIPPVVIEIGVGWSEPSIISQFSTNISDPFLRRGAAHDIAVSKNGEEVYVVVSNSSSLIIKRFQMKVESSATRSVLMSSLFMFIMTYLSSALLTQ; encoded by the exons ATGACTAAGTTTAAGTTACCTGCCATCCCGATTGTAGTTTTAATTATCTTGTCGGCAAATTCATCCGTCGGCCACAGATATTTCGAGTTCGACTCATCGTGGCCAGACGAATCTGTACCCGATTTACAACTACATGGCACTGCCATAGCACCGGACTACGAAAACAATCTGGTCGTCTTAAATCGAGGCAGTCGGCATGCGATTCCCGATCGAAACCTAACGATTGACGAGGACATAGTGACTGTTCTGGATCACGAAACTGGAAAAGTTTTAAGGACTTGGGGAAGGAACTTGTTCCATCATCCACACGGCATTGAGACAGCGAGTAATGGAGATATATTCATAACCGATTCACATTTACATCAGGTGTTCAAG TTCGCTTACATTCCCGAAACCAAACTGTGGAACAATGAATCGATAATGACACTAGGTGAAAGGCTCGTCAACGGTAGTGGTCGCTACCATTTTTACATTCCAGCCGATGTGGCAATCGAACCAGATACGGAAAATTTTTACGTTGCAGATGGATATGGCAACACCCGAGTTGTCAAGTTTGATAGATGCGGAAATTACATACTGGAATTTTCAGCAGGATCATCCGACGGCTCGGCTCCTATTCCATTTAACATTGTCCATATGTTAACGGTTGCTGTTCGCCATACACCGACTGCAAATAGAGCGTTGAGACGAAGTGCAGCCAATCAAGACATTGTTGTAGCTGTGGCCGATCGTGATAATTTCAGAATTCAATATTTTAGCGGAAATGGATCTTTCCTGTACGAACAAACATCGGCGCAACTGGGAACACCAAACACGTTTTTAATGAGTGTGGCCCATGTCGATGTCAATCCACGAGAAGCGCCTTATAATGCCGATGTCGACGCCGAGTTCGGTATTGTTTATGCTGTAGATCTTGGTACATTCGCTATACCACCAGTCGTGATCGAAATCGGTGTAGGATGGTCAGAACCATCGATAATATCGCAATTTTCCACAAATATATCGGATCCTTTTTTGCGCAGAGGAGCGGCTCATGATATCGCCGTCAGCAAAAATGGAGAGGAAGTCTATGTTGTCGTATCGAACTCAAGTTCACTGATCATAAAGAGATTCCAAATGAAAGTTGAAAGTAGTGCGACTAGGAGCGTTCTGATGTCCAGTTTGTTTATGTTCATCATGACGTATCTGAGCTCAGCACTGCTTACACAGTAG
- the LOC119084360 gene encoding calmodulin-A-like, with product MTDELTDEQIADFKEAFSLFDKNGNGSISTKELGTVMRSLGQNPTDAELQDMINEVDADGNGTIEFPEFVTMMAHKMRDMDSEEEIREAFKVFDRDGKGFITAVELRHVMTSLGEKLTDEEVDEMIRSVDVDGDGQINYEEFVTMMTPK from the coding sequence ATGACCGATGAACTAACGGACGAGCAAATTGCTGATTTCAAAGAAGCTTTTTCccttttcgataaaaatgggAATGGCTCAATCTCAACAAAGGAATTGGGAACCGTAATGCGGTCGCTAGGCCAGAATCCAACTGATGCCGAATTACAGGACATGATAAATGAAGTGGATGCAGACGGTAATGGAACGATCGAGTTCCCTGAATTTGTCACAATGATGGCACATAAAATGAGAGACATGGACAGCGAAGAAGAGATTCGAGAAGCATTCAAAGTGTTCGACAGGGATGGCAAAGGTTTTATTACCGCTGTCGAACTGCGCCATGTGATGACAAGTCTTGGCGAGAAGCTAACCGACGAAGAGGTAGATGAGATGATTCGTTCGGTTGATGTTGATGGTGATGGCCAGATAAATTACGAAGAATTCGTTACCATGATGACACCGAAGTGA